In Candidatus Omnitrophota bacterium, a single genomic region encodes these proteins:
- a CDS encoding HAD-IIIA family hydrolase, with the protein MQGDLIDKAKMIKVLLLDVDGVLTDGRIIYDSAGRDMKLFDVHDGLGVALLHKSGIPTVLITAKGSRAIKPRAKDMKVARIYENISPKTAVLDKIIKKYKIKPEELCFIGDDLVDLCLLKRVGLAVSVANACAEVKKISHYTTAKEGGRGAVREVAEMILKSQGKWQEAIRKYEA; encoded by the coding sequence ATGCAGGGAGACCTTATAGATAAAGCTAAAATGATCAAGGTCCTTTTGCTTGATGTCGACGGGGTTTTGACTGACGGAAGGATAATCTATGATTCCGCAGGCCGCGATATGAAATTATTCGACGTGCATGACGGCCTGGGGGTAGCGTTATTGCATAAATCAGGGATACCCACGGTTTTGATTACCGCAAAAGGCTCCAGGGCGATTAAGCCGCGGGCAAAGGATATGAAAGTCGCCAGGATATATGAAAATATCTCCCCCAAGACAGCCGTATTAGATAAGATTATTAAGAAATATAAAATAAAGCCCGAAGAATTATGTTTTATCGGAGATGACCTGGTCGACCTCTGTTTATTAAAGCGGGTAGGCCTGGCCGTTTCAGTCGCCAATGCCTGCGCAGAAGTAAAGAAGATAAGCCACTATACCACCGCTAAGGAAGGCGGCAGGGGCGCGGTGCGCGAAGTAGCTGAGATGATCCTTAAATCACAGGGAAAATGGCAAGAGGCGATAAGGAAATATGAGGCTTAA
- the lptC gene encoding LPS export ABC transporter periplasmic protein LptC yields MRLKFFFICSLFLLSLCFIAPLYAQTKQEGAQEISDFSLAGYGEKGKKSWDIAGKSANILNDIVKLDDITGNLYGEDDVKLTADKGDFDKSQAKVHLQDNVVITTASGAKLTTDSLDWDRKKQEVKTSDPVNIQRDNITTTGVGALGEPSLKKVTLNKQVKVDIDAEQNPKAGAPQEKVVITCDGPLTIDYEKNIAVFNNNVKVVRQDSVIYSDTMDVYFIANSGNKGKINTAGNAALGSKIDKIISRGNVKVVRGENVSYSDEAVYTAADKKIVLSGRPRLEIYSSEDLDASFGN; encoded by the coding sequence ATGAGGCTTAAATTCTTCTTCATCTGTTCTTTGTTTTTATTAAGTTTATGTTTTATCGCGCCTCTTTATGCCCAGACAAAGCAGGAAGGTGCCCAGGAGATAAGCGATTTTTCCCTTGCCGGTTACGGCGAAAAGGGAAAGAAGTCCTGGGATATCGCAGGAAAGTCAGCCAATATCCTTAACGATATCGTCAAGCTTGACGATATTACGGGCAACCTATACGGCGAAGATGATGTAAAGCTTACCGCAGATAAGGGGGATTTTGATAAGAGCCAGGCAAAGGTCCACCTGCAGGATAATGTCGTCATCACTACCGCATCAGGGGCAAAGCTGACCACTGATTCCCTTGACTGGGACAGGAAGAAACAGGAAGTCAAAACGAGTGATCCGGTCAATATCCAAAGGGATAACATTACCACTACCGGGGTAGGCGCCTTGGGTGAGCCGAGCTTAAAGAAAGTTACCCTTAATAAACAGGTAAAAGTTGATATTGACGCAGAGCAAAATCCCAAAGCTGGCGCACCTCAAGAGAAAGTAGTGATAACCTGCGACGGCCCGCTTACGATAGATTATGAAAAGAACATCGCGGTTTTTAATAACAACGTAAAAGTAGTGCGTCAGGATTCAGTGATATACAGCGATACTATGGATGTTTATTTTATTGCCAATAGCGGCAACAAGGGAAAGATAAATACAGCAGGCAATGCTGCATTGGGCAGTAAAATCGACAAAATAATTTCCCGCGGCAACGTAAAAGTAGTGCGCGGGGAGAATGTTTCTTACAGCGATGAGGCAGTTTATACGGCAGCCGATAAAAAGATCGTATTAAGCGGCCGCCCCAGGCTTGAAATATATTCATCGGAGGATTTAGATGCATCTTTTGGAAATTAA
- the lptB gene encoding LPS export ABC transporter ATP-binding protein: MHLLEIKNLSKSYDGRQVVKGVDILVKRGEIVGLLGPNGAGKTTTFYMVVGVIPPEKGKIVFDNQDITNLPIHERAHYGIAYLSQEASVFRKLTVEENISSILETLPISRAERKRKLGILLDELNIAHLAKNKAYTLSGGERRRLEITRALVTNPSFILLDEPFSGIDPIVVSEAQEIIKELKEKGLGILLTDHNVRETLSITDRAYLIAEGKILISGSAQELIDNPKAREVYLGEKFRM; the protein is encoded by the coding sequence ATGCATCTTTTGGAAATTAAAAACTTATCCAAATCTTATGACGGCAGGCAGGTGGTCAAAGGAGTGGATATCCTGGTAAAAAGAGGCGAGATAGTCGGGCTCCTGGGGCCAAACGGCGCGGGAAAGACCACGACTTTTTATATGGTAGTCGGAGTCATCCCGCCGGAAAAAGGAAAGATAGTCTTTGATAATCAGGATATAACCAACCTGCCTATCCATGAGCGCGCGCATTACGGCATAGCTTATCTATCGCAGGAGGCTTCAGTATTCAGGAAGCTTACCGTAGAGGAGAATATATCGTCAATACTTGAGACGCTTCCCATATCGCGCGCCGAAAGGAAGCGTAAGCTAGGGATACTGCTTGATGAATTGAATATCGCGCACCTTGCCAAGAACAAAGCATATACTTTATCAGGCGGGGAAAGAAGAAGGCTTGAGATAACGCGCGCGCTTGTCACCAACCCTTCTTTTATACTCCTTGATGAGCCATTTTCCGGCATAGACCCGATAGTAGTCAGCGAAGCGCAGGAGATAATAAAGGAGCTTAAGGAAAAAGGCTTAGGGATACTGCTTACCGACCACAATGTACGTGAGACCCTTTCTATCACAGACAGGGCTTATTTAATAGCCGAAGGAAAAATATTAATATCCGGCTCAGCGCAGGAATTGATAGACAACCCTAAGGCAAGGGAAGTTTATCTGGGTGAGAAGTTCAGGATGTAG